From Macrobrachium nipponense isolate FS-2020 chromosome 48, ASM1510439v2, whole genome shotgun sequence, a single genomic window includes:
- the LOC135205087 gene encoding uncharacterized protein LOC135205087, which yields MTHVTVVQVHDPHLGQVQRDGMETSVVGSSGKARTPQATKGHRRMMTFHEGSFAPKESLTSVTEVLYVNVMELRQQDFAEGAPETTYSSGSISSSRGSSESEEALLQFLPKAKKKIRNRRLSRKSSIMNQNVGVTGGVFMKSDPSSDIGPFDGGSDSESESSLSASESSLYGSDSGLSSTIEVGMSPPPKHSTTITIGDEVFSRRKDAGSDEALLRQKAIGNEASSRQKTFGNEEASSRQKAIGNEVPSRQQTIGNEVPSRQKAIGNEEVSSRQKAVVNDEFSSRQKGILLHVSPKPTEESSSDEEDRLTSHHHPHDEVISIEYSNFEVSEDLSEAAVTLEWRVIPPSHGVLQHHAPLMEVEGDRGSTPTSFSSAYTVTEHESESTSEESETSRNNNWSGQESDEEPHEGGHTEDKVSLLSVVRTEGGVVRASERLFDSSDIVDSTIPPRAQSDISLRRRALPTLGDTLVKEAVLSAVPSVLRRLRLPSEGSSSSGEESIVYSYIPCRDQREKEDEELWVANEAADPTTTTTTGAQDFDSVATPPLLPPPEGWGGGGSLERSAAGSNLPGTGRSSVCAEQCTSEDVRASEVPRVASVMCTVAPTITGDPQAGVPAPPRKHYSTRQRAAETQVIKFKVVDEEQKKKYKDNCHGDQANLPTSTMTCKPTKRFSFLVRSNSVRQEGTDKQLKEDEPAGVQEAAAPPKQGPQTPLQNGEKEGVTPSDQAILDKLASLNIETPAEVKLRSKPRVSLFDPPCTRCGEPVYPQERTEPTLRLVFHSSCFKCHHCGVRLTLKTFYRSPLDSRDTRLFCRSHVPTLDPGKLDTARSSDSASSSGKSSPDCTANDKHSDSTRGRTNSPATCIQERLEIVKCDTIGLRYF from the coding sequence ATGACGCACGTAACAGTCGTACAGGTGCACGACCCTCATCTGGGACAGGTGCAGAGGGATGGCATGGAAACATCTGTTGTCGGGTCCTCGGGGAAGGCGAGAACTCCTCAGGCGACGAAGGGACATCGGAGGATGATGACCTTTCACGAGGGTAGCTTCGCCCCTAAGGAATCTCTAACCTCAGTGACGGAAGTCCTCTACGTGAACGTCATGGAACTGAGGCAGCAGGACTTCGCCGAGGGCGCACCTGAGACCACATATTCCTCAGGTAGTATTAGCAGTAGTAGGGGCTCTTCAGAGAGCGAAGAAGCCCTCCTCCAGTTCCTGCCGAAGGCGAAGAAGAAAATTCGTAACAGGCGCCTCAGCAGGAAATCGAGCATCATGAATCAGAACGTAGGCGTAACGGGGGGCGTTTTCATGAAGTCAGATCCCAGTTCTGACATCGGCCCCTTCGATGGTGGTTCGGACAGCGAATCCGAATCGTCACTGTCTGCGTCGGAATCATCACTATATGGGTCTGATTCGGGCCTGAGCAGCACTATAGAAGTGGGGATGAGTCCCCCACCAAAGCATTCGACTACTATTACCATAGGAGATGAGGTGTTTTCGCGTCGAAAGGATGCTGGCAGCGACGAGGCCCTTTTGCGACAAAAAGCTATTGGAAATGAGGCCTCTTCGCGCCAAAAAACTTTTGGAAATGAGGAGGCCTCTTCGCGCCAAAAAGCTATTGGGAATGAGGTCCCTTCGCGCCAACAAACCATTGGAAATGAGGTTCCTTCGCGCCAAAAAGCTATTGGAAATGAAGAGGTCTCTTCGCGCCAAAAAGCCGTTGTAAACGACGAGTTCTCTTCGCGCCAAAAAGGTATATTACTTCACGTATCACCTAAACCCACGGAGGAAAGTTCCTCTGACGAGGAAGACCGTTTAACCTCTCATCACCACCCGCACGACGAGGTCATATCGATAGAATACAGCAACTTCGAAGTCTCGGAGGACCTATCCGAAGCCGCCGTCACCCTGGAATGGAGGGTCATCCCCCCCTCCCACGGGGTCCTGCAACACCACGCCCCTCTGATGGAGGTAGAAGGCGACAGGGGTTCGACTCCGACCTCCTTCTCGAGCGCTTACACCGTCACGGAGCACGAGAGCGAAAGCACGAGCGAAGAGTCTGAGACCTCGAGGAACAATAACTGGTCTGGGCAGGAATCGGACGAGGAACCTCACGAAGGAGGTCATACCGAAGACAAAGTTTCGTTGCTGTCAGTCGTCCGTACGGAAGGGGGTGTAGTTCGAGCTAGCGAACGTCTATTTGACAGCTCCGACATCGTAGACTCGACTATTCCTCCCAGGGCACAGAGCGACATTTCGTTGCGGAGACGCGCCCTCCCGACGTTGGGCGACACTTTGGTCAAGGAAGCGGTGCTTTCGGCGGTCCCCAGCGTCCTGCGACGCCTGAGGCTTCCCTCCGAAGGCAGTAGTAGTAGCGGCGAAGAAAGCATCGTCTATAGTTACATCCCGTGTCGTGACCAGCGagagaaagaagacgaagaacttTGGGTTGCCAACGAAGCGGCcgaccccaccaccaccaccaccacaggtGCCCAAGATTTCGACAGCGTTGCCACTCCCCCTCTACTCCCCCCTCCTGAGGGATGGGGTGGCGGAGGGTCGCTGGAGCGCTCTGCGGCTGGCAGCAATCTTCCTGGAACTGGAAGAAGTTCAGTTTGCGCTGAGCAGTGTACGAGTGAGGACGTCCGCGCGAGTGAGGTGCCTCGCGTCGCATCCGTCATGTGCACGGTAGCGCCCACGATCACGGGCGACCCGCAGGCGGGCGTGCCCGCCCCGCCCAGGAAGCACTACTCCACGCGCCAGAGGGCGGCCGAGACGCAGGTCATCAAGTTCAAAGTGGTCGACGAGGAACAGAAGAAGAAGTACAAAGATAACTGTCACGGAGATCAGGCGAATTTGCCCACCTCGACGATGACGTGTAAACCCACCAAGAGGTTCTCCTTCCTAGTCCGAAGCAACAGCGTCAGGCAGGAAGGGACCGACAAGCAGCTGAAGGAGGACGAGCCTGCGGGCGTTCAGGAAGCAGCAGCGCCGCCCAAGCAGGGACCCCAAACGCCCCTTCAGAATGGGGAGAAGGAAGGCGTCACCCCAAGTGACCAAGCCATCCTCGACAAACTGGCCTCCCTGAACATCGAAACTCCCGCCGAAGTGAAACTTCGAAGTAAGCCTCGAGTGTCCTTGTTCGACCCACCTTGCACTCGGTGCGGGGAACCCGTCTACCCACAGGAGAGGACAGAGCCAACGCTCAGACTCGTCTTCCATAGTTCCTGCTTCAAGTGCCATCACTGCGGCGTGAGGCTCACTCTCAAGACCTTCTACAGAAGCCCCTTGGATTCCAGGGACACCAGGCTCTTCTGCAGGAGCCACGTGCCCACCCTTGACCCCGGGAAGCTGGACACGGCGAGGTCATCAGATTCGGCGTCTTCGTCGGGGAAGAGTTCCCCTGATTGCACGGCGAATGATAAACATAGTGACAGTACGAG